Proteins from a single region of Sphingomonas sp.:
- a CDS encoding M14-type cytosolic carboxypeptidase — protein sequence MSIQINSAFDSGNIRVLTIDGDRADLEIVVDHLSDFYQWFHFRVSGAKGRTITFRILNAAGSAYPDGWPNYDARVSTDRETWRLAKGGYADGVFEFTHSFDSDIAWFAYFAPYSMERHHDLVSRIALMPGVSHRELGVTLDGQSMDVLTMGTGPKTVWIYARQHPGESMAEWWAEGALEYLTSGNATATALRDKATFHIVPNMNPDGSRRGHLRTNAAGVNLNREWHAPSMDKSPEVFLVRAAMDETGCDFAMDVHGDEAIPANFLAGFEGIPSWTDAHGEKFYEYARRLAKQTTDFQTELGYAKSAPGTANLSMSTNQLAERFGAVSMTLEMPFKDHDANPDAEFAWSPERCKRLAHACLETLAGFIDEI from the coding sequence ATGAGCATCCAGATCAATTCCGCTTTCGACAGCGGCAATATTCGCGTTTTGACAATCGACGGCGACCGCGCCGACCTCGAGATCGTCGTCGATCACCTCTCCGATTTCTATCAATGGTTTCACTTCCGGGTGAGCGGGGCGAAGGGCCGGACCATCACGTTCCGCATCCTCAATGCCGCCGGATCGGCCTATCCGGACGGCTGGCCCAATTATGATGCGCGCGTCTCGACCGACCGCGAGACATGGCGGCTGGCCAAGGGCGGCTATGCCGATGGCGTGTTCGAATTCACGCACAGCTTCGACAGCGATATCGCCTGGTTCGCTTATTTCGCACCCTATTCGATGGAGCGGCATCACGATCTGGTCAGTCGCATCGCGCTGATGCCGGGCGTTTCGCACCGCGAATTGGGCGTGACGCTCGACGGGCAATCGATGGATGTACTGACGATGGGCACGGGCCCGAAGACGGTGTGGATCTATGCCCGCCAGCATCCCGGCGAGAGCATGGCCGAATGGTGGGCCGAGGGCGCGCTGGAATATCTGACCTCGGGCAACGCCACCGCGACGGCGCTGCGCGACAAGGCGACCTTCCATATCGTGCCGAACATGAATCCCGACGGGTCGCGCCGCGGGCATCTGCGCACCAACGCCGCGGGGGTGAACCTCAACCGCGAATGGCATGCGCCGTCGATGGACAAGAGCCCGGAAGTGTTCCTGGTGCGCGCGGCGATGGACGAGACCGGCTGCGACTTCGCGATGGATGTGCATGGCGACGAGGCGATCCCGGCCAATTTCCTCGCCGGCTTTGAAGGAATCCCAAGCTGGACCGACGCGCATGGCGAGAAATTCTACGAATATGCCCGCCGGCTCGCGAAGCAGACGACCGATTTCCAGACCGAACTGGGCTATGCCAAATCGGCGCCCGGCACGGCCAATCTCTCGATGTCGACCAACCAGCTCGCCGAGCGCTTCGGCGCCGTGTCGATGACGCTGGAGATGCCGTTCAAGGATCATGACGCGAACCCCGATGCCGAGTTCGCCTGGTCGCCGGAGCGGTGCAAGCGCCTGGCGCACGCGTGCCTGGAGACGCTGGCGGGGTTCATCGACGAGATCTGA
- a CDS encoding DUF2312 domain-containing protein, whose product MSDSVSAEQLRLFIERIERLEEEKKGIADDIKDVYAEAKSTGFDTKTMRAIVRLRKMEKHHRDEADALLETYRNALGLH is encoded by the coding sequence ATGTCCGATTCTGTTTCCGCCGAGCAACTGCGCCTGTTCATCGAGCGCATCGAGCGGCTCGAGGAAGAGAAGAAGGGCATCGCCGACGATATCAAGGACGTCTATGCCGAGGCCAAGTCGACCGGCTTCGACACCAAGACGATGCGCGCGATCGTGCGGCTGCGTAAGATGGAAAAGCATCACCGCGACGAAGCCGACGCGTTGCTCGAGACCTATCGCAACGCGCTCGGGCTGCACTGA
- a CDS encoding DUF4136 domain-containing protein, producing MTKPFTLALLAGAALLGGCTATTRNGPIDVTRYHLGQPITERTTVAIEPIGATVSPEYQLYADAVAIELQRLGYVKGGVDMQSGYIAAVGFTRMSRGAYRERPPVSIGIGGGSYGGGYRGGVGVGGGVSFGVGGKTRELYVSELSVQLRRRSDNSTIWEGKAVTESAGDQPVETAGRLARALFKGFPGESGVTITVK from the coding sequence GTGACCAAGCCCTTCACTCTCGCCCTGCTCGCCGGCGCCGCCCTGCTCGGCGGCTGCACCGCGACGACGCGCAACGGGCCGATCGACGTGACGCGCTATCATCTCGGCCAGCCGATCACCGAGCGCACCACCGTGGCGATCGAGCCGATCGGAGCCACGGTCAGTCCCGAATATCAGCTTTACGCCGATGCGGTGGCGATCGAGCTGCAGAGGCTCGGCTATGTGAAGGGCGGCGTGGACATGCAGTCCGGCTATATCGCCGCGGTCGGCTTCACCCGCATGTCGCGCGGCGCATACCGCGAACGCCCGCCGGTCTCGATCGGGATTGGCGGCGGCAGCTATGGCGGCGGCTATCGCGGCGGCGTGGGTGTCGGCGGCGGCGTCTCGTTCGGGGTCGGCGGCAAGACCCGCGAACTCTATGTCTCCGAGCTTTCCGTGCAGCTGCGCCGGCGCAGCGACAACAGCACCATATGGGAAGGCAAGGCCGTGACCGAATCGGCCGGCGACCAACCGGTCGAGACGGCCGGCAGGCTGGCCAGGGCGTTGTTCAAGGGCTTCCCCGGCGAGTCAGGGGTGACTATCACGGTGAAATGA
- a CDS encoding MBL fold metallo-hydrolase has protein sequence MLPRFGLHALFLAALPVLPIGPAAAQTLSHIQTAEQVAPRVHVLRQPERTFAGVIGNVVVIEQSDGVVLVDTGATYGVGKRVVAHVKAITRLPVKAVIFTHWHSDHPGGIAAIRAEWPAARIISTVRTREHMETETMGGLKREPSPEFEAARIDGLKKAIAQFRESAADASLPATVRAEWADAATATEARIGDVAGTYLILPDTVFTDSYRIDDKDVPVEIRFLGAANTDGDAIVWLPRQRVLAAGDAVVAPIPYMFNVKPSEMVRTLARIDAYDFAVLVPGHGTPMRDHRYLRQLIAFTDAVRKQVTPLAAGTPLEEVGAKTDFSAERRAFAGGDAWLSIWFTDYALDPLIESAWREARGEPAK, from the coding sequence ATGCTGCCTCGCTTCGGTCTTCACGCCCTTTTCCTCGCCGCGCTGCCGGTGCTGCCCATAGGCCCCGCCGCCGCGCAGACCCTGTCGCACATCCAGACCGCCGAACAGGTCGCGCCGCGCGTGCACGTGTTGCGCCAGCCCGAACGGACCTTCGCCGGGGTCATCGGCAATGTCGTGGTGATCGAGCAGAGCGACGGGGTGGTGCTGGTCGATACCGGCGCGACCTATGGCGTGGGCAAGCGCGTGGTGGCGCATGTGAAGGCGATCACGCGGCTGCCGGTGAAAGCGGTGATCTTCACCCATTGGCATAGCGATCATCCCGGCGGCATTGCCGCGATCCGCGCCGAATGGCCGGCGGCGAGGATCATTTCGACGGTGCGGACGCGCGAGCATATGGAAACCGAGACGATGGGCGGGCTCAAGCGAGAACCCTCGCCCGAATTCGAAGCGGCGCGGATCGACGGGCTGAAGAAGGCGATCGCGCAGTTCCGCGAGAGCGCGGCGGACGCGTCGCTGCCCGCCACGGTGCGCGCCGAATGGGCCGATGCCGCCACGGCGACCGAAGCGCGGATCGGCGATGTCGCCGGCACCTATCTGATCCTGCCCGATACGGTGTTCACCGACAGCTACCGGATCGATGACAAGGATGTCCCGGTCGAGATCCGGTTTCTCGGCGCCGCAAACACCGATGGCGACGCGATCGTCTGGCTGCCGCGCCAGCGCGTTCTGGCGGCGGGCGACGCAGTGGTGGCGCCGATCCCCTATATGTTCAACGTCAAGCCGTCCGAGATGGTCAGGACACTGGCGCGGATCGATGCCTATGACTTCGCGGTGCTGGTGCCCGGGCATGGCACGCCGATGCGCGATCACCGCTATCTCCGCCAGCTGATCGCGTTCACCGATGCGGTGCGCAAGCAGGTGACGCCGCTGGCTGCGGGCACGCCATTGGAGGAAGTGGGCGCGAAGACCGATTTCAGCGCGGAGCGCCGCGCCTTTGCCGGGGGCGATGCCTGGCTGTCGATCTGGTTCACCGACTATGCGCTCGATCCGCTGATCGAGAGCGCATGGCGCGAGGCGCGCGGCGAGCCGGCCAAATGA
- the ykgO gene encoding type B 50S ribosomal protein L36 produces the protein MKIVNSLKSLKGRHRDNRVIRRRGRIYVINKTNRRFKARQG, from the coding sequence ATGAAGATCGTGAATTCATTGAAGTCGCTCAAGGGCCGTCACCGCGATAACCGCGTGATCCGCCGCCGTGGGCGCATCTACGTCATCAACAAGACGAATCGCCGGTTCAAGGCCCGCCAGGGCTAA
- a CDS encoding energy transducer TonB, producing MREALAAAAIVAAVFGAQQAAAQSAYGKPLPDGRAPTVFTFYAGYQLPDDAALLRNAELRADAPDWLSPADYPKSALDAGITGSVIVQVDVGPDDALLRCRVIEDSQPAILGDVTCSLLRARGVFRHALTVEGMPTAGQVRIGAKFDLEIPKPPSNEPVNVLSLPTAWATQAVLSEPKKLVIRGAAATFTTKNPGAMAQISARGDVTGCRISWTTGTDEGDIQLCRYVSAARFKPALDKAGRPMASELYVAPQIIR from the coding sequence ATGCGGGAAGCTTTGGCGGCGGCCGCAATCGTTGCGGCTGTATTCGGCGCGCAACAGGCGGCGGCGCAATCTGCGTACGGCAAGCCGCTGCCCGATGGCCGAGCTCCCACGGTCTTTACGTTCTACGCCGGCTATCAATTGCCCGACGACGCCGCGCTGTTGCGCAACGCGGAACTTCGCGCGGACGCGCCGGACTGGTTGTCTCCAGCCGACTATCCGAAATCGGCTCTGGATGCCGGGATCACGGGATCGGTGATCGTCCAAGTGGATGTCGGCCCGGATGATGCGCTGCTGCGCTGCCGGGTGATCGAAGATTCGCAACCCGCGATATTGGGGGATGTGACGTGCAGCCTTCTGCGCGCACGTGGTGTCTTCCGGCACGCGTTGACGGTGGAGGGAATGCCGACGGCCGGGCAGGTACGAATCGGCGCGAAATTCGACCTCGAAATTCCCAAACCGCCGTCGAACGAACCGGTCAACGTGCTCTCACTACCAACAGCATGGGCGACGCAGGCCGTTCTCAGCGAACCCAAAAAGCTGGTCATCCGCGGAGCGGCTGCGACTTTCACAACGAAGAATCCCGGCGCGATGGCCCAGATTTCGGCGAGGGGCGACGTGACGGGGTGTCGCATCAGCTGGACCACCGGCACGGACGAAGGCGATATTCAGCTTTGCCGGTACGTTTCGGCAGCCCGGTTCAAACCTGCGTTGGACAAAGCCGGCCGGCCGATGGCTTCCGAATTGTACGTCGCACCACAGATCATCCGCTGA
- a CDS encoding 5-(carboxyamino)imidazole ribonucleotide synthase has translation MSASNGSLAPGSTIGILGGGQLGRMLAVAAAQLGYRTHILAPDAESVAAQTASSFTRADYHSRIVLDELAAHADVVTYEFENIAIRPVEYLAGKVPVRPGPKSLEIAQDRANEKSFVGELGGRTAPWALVTTLDELRAAIAEIGAPAILKTLRLGYDGKGQVRIHDAAQAEAAWADIGERPAILEGFVNFSHEFSIITVRGLDGALASYPPPWNEHKDGILARSTLPAPHEIAIHWAQAATLSARVAEALDHVGVLTLEFFATPEGPVFNEMAPRVHNSGHWTIEGAECSQFENHIRAICGLPLGSTGLTGNMIEMLNLIGKEGERWAELLAEPGTHLHLYGKGTARPGRKMGHLTRVGRS, from the coding sequence ATGAGCGCAAGCAACGGTTCCTTGGCGCCCGGATCGACGATCGGCATATTGGGCGGCGGGCAGCTCGGGCGGATGCTGGCGGTGGCGGCGGCGCAACTCGGCTATCGCACCCATATCCTCGCCCCCGATGCCGAGAGCGTCGCGGCGCAGACCGCGTCCAGCTTCACCCGCGCCGATTATCACAGCCGCATCGTCCTCGACGAGCTGGCGGCGCACGCCGATGTCGTGACCTACGAGTTCGAGAATATCGCGATCCGGCCGGTCGAATATCTGGCGGGCAAGGTGCCGGTGCGGCCCGGCCCCAAGAGCCTCGAGATCGCGCAGGACCGGGCCAATGAGAAGAGCTTCGTCGGCGAACTGGGCGGGCGGACCGCGCCCTGGGCCTTGGTCACCACGCTCGACGAGCTGCGCGCCGCGATTGCCGAGATCGGCGCGCCGGCGATCCTCAAGACGCTGCGCCTCGGCTATGACGGCAAGGGCCAGGTGCGCATCCACGATGCCGCCCAGGCCGAGGCCGCTTGGGCCGATATCGGCGAGCGGCCGGCGATCCTCGAAGGTTTCGTCAATTTCAGCCATGAATTCTCGATCATCACCGTGCGCGGGCTCGACGGTGCACTGGCCAGCTATCCGCCGCCATGGAACGAGCATAAGGACGGCATCCTCGCCCGATCGACGCTGCCCGCCCCGCACGAGATCGCGATCCATTGGGCGCAGGCGGCAACGCTTTCCGCGCGGGTCGCCGAGGCGCTCGACCATGTCGGGGTGCTGACCCTCGAATTCTTCGCGACCCCCGAAGGGCCGGTATTCAACGAGATGGCGCCGCGCGTCCATAATTCCGGGCACTGGACGATCGAGGGCGCCGAATGCTCGCAGTTCGAGAACCATATCCGCGCGATCTGCGGGCTGCCCTTGGGATCGACCGGGCTGACCGGCAACATGATCGAGATGCTGAACCTGATCGGCAAGGAGGGCGAGCGCTGGGCCGAACTGCTCGCCGAGCCGGGGACGCATCTGCACCTCTATGGCAAGGGCACTGCCCGGCCGGGGCGCAAGATGGGACATTTGACCCGGGTTGGGCGCTCCTGA
- a CDS encoding GNAT family N-acetyltransferase: MSELHIRDGGLDDPQVIDLLRLHAQGMLANSPAESCHFLDLSGLRTPDISFWSAWDGETLAGIGALKDLGGDAGEIKSMRTAPGRLRGGTGAAILSHILGAARAKGMKRLSLETGSGEAFEPAIALYRKFGFTDCGAFGDYPADDPFSRFMTRVL, encoded by the coding sequence ATGTCCGAATTGCATATTCGCGACGGCGGCCTCGACGATCCGCAGGTGATCGACCTGTTGCGCTTGCATGCGCAGGGCATGCTGGCGAACTCGCCGGCGGAGAGCTGCCATTTCCTCGATCTTTCGGGGCTCAGGACGCCCGACATCAGCTTCTGGTCGGCCTGGGACGGCGAGACGCTGGCCGGGATCGGCGCGCTCAAGGACTTGGGCGGCGATGCCGGCGAGATCAAATCGATGCGGACCGCGCCGGGGCGGCTGCGCGGGGGCACCGGCGCTGCGATCCTGTCGCATATCCTCGGCGCGGCGCGCGCCAAGGGCATGAAGCGGCTGAGCCTTGAGACGGGGTCAGGCGAAGCGTTCGAACCGGCAATCGCCTTGTACCGCAAGTTCGGCTTCACCGATTGCGGGGCGTTCGGGGATTATCCGGCGGACGATCCGTTCAGCCGGTTCATGACGCGGGTGTTGTGA
- the gpmA gene encoding 2,3-diphosphoglycerate-dependent phosphoglycerate mutase: MPTLVLIRHGQSAWNLENRFTGWWDVNLTDQGIEEAKAAGKLLSEKGFDFDQCYTSLQTRAIKTLNIVLEEMGRLWLPVEKDWALNERHYGGLTGLNKAETARIHGDEQVHIWRRAFDIAPPLSEADSEFDLTKDRRYAGIKIPQTESLKDTIARVQPYWEARIAPDLRAGKRVVVSAHGNSLRALVKHLSHIADADIVSLEIPTGQPIVFELDDQLNATDRYYLSER; encoded by the coding sequence ATGCCCACGCTCGTCCTGATCCGCCATGGCCAATCGGCCTGGAACCTCGAGAACCGCTTCACCGGCTGGTGGGACGTCAACCTGACCGATCAGGGGATCGAGGAGGCCAAGGCGGCGGGCAAGCTGCTCAGCGAAAAGGGCTTCGATTTCGATCAATGCTATACCAGCCTGCAGACGCGGGCGATCAAGACGCTCAATATCGTGCTGGAAGAGATGGGCCGGTTGTGGCTGCCGGTCGAGAAGGACTGGGCGCTGAACGAGCGGCACTATGGCGGGCTGACCGGGCTCAACAAGGCCGAGACCGCCAGGATCCATGGCGACGAGCAGGTCCATATCTGGCGCCGCGCCTTCGATATCGCGCCGCCCCTGAGCGAAGCCGACAGCGAATTCGATCTGACGAAGGACCGGCGCTATGCGGGGATCAAGATCCCGCAGACCGAGAGCCTGAAGGACACGATCGCGCGGGTGCAGCCTTATTGGGAGGCCAGAATCGCGCCCGATCTCAGGGCGGGCAAGCGGGTGGTCGTCTCGGCGCACGGCAATTCGCTGCGGGCGCTGGTCAAGCATCTCTCGCACATCGCCGATGCCGATATCGTCAGCCTGGAGATTCCGACCGGCCAGCCGATCGTGTTCGAGCTCGACGACCAGCTGAATGCGACGGATCGATACTATCTGAGCGAGCGGTGA
- a CDS encoding HAD family phosphatase, translated as MQPKAVIFDVGKVLFDWEPRYLYERLIGDDRALEAFLANVVTRDWHFQHDAGRPFAETSAELIAQFPEHADLIRAWGPRFNETIRNPIPGMAEIVAELDAAGVPLFAITNFSGEFWRPFAAAHRDLFDRFQGIVVSGDEKLMKPDPAIYRLALDRFGLEPGEAVFVDDNLANVTAASALGIHAVLFTCAAGFRDSLVRFGLLAP; from the coding sequence GTGCAGCCCAAGGCCGTCATCTTCGATGTCGGCAAGGTGTTGTTCGACTGGGAACCGCGATATCTCTACGAGCGCCTGATCGGTGACGATCGGGCGCTCGAAGCGTTTCTGGCCAATGTCGTCACCAGGGACTGGCATTTCCAGCACGATGCAGGGCGTCCGTTCGCGGAGACGTCTGCCGAGCTGATTGCGCAATTTCCCGAGCACGCCGATCTGATTCGCGCCTGGGGCCCGCGCTTCAACGAAACGATTCGCAATCCCATCCCCGGCATGGCCGAGATCGTCGCCGAGCTCGATGCCGCCGGCGTGCCCCTGTTCGCGATCACCAATTTCTCGGGCGAGTTCTGGCGGCCGTTCGCCGCCGCGCATCGCGACCTGTTCGATCGCTTTCAGGGCATCGTCGTCTCGGGCGACGAAAAGCTGATGAAGCCGGATCCCGCGATCTACCGTCTTGCGCTCGATCGCTTCGGTCTGGAGCCCGGCGAAGCCGTTTTCGTCGACGACAACCTCGCCAACGTCACCGCGGCCAGCGCGCTCGGCATCCATGCGGTGCTGTTCACCTGCGCCGCGGGCTTCCGCGACAGCCTCGTCAGGTTCGGGCTGCTGGCGCCATAG
- the purE gene encoding 5-(carboxyamino)imidazole ribonucleotide mutase: MAPLVGIIMGSTSDWETMRHAAEVLEALGVAHETKVVSAHRTPQRLYDYATSAADRGLKVVIAGAGGAAHLPGMAASMTHLPVLGVPVESKALKGMDSLLSIAQMPGGIPVGTLAIGKPGAINAGLLAAAILATSDEALAGRLKDWRAAQTDSVADSPE, from the coding sequence ATGGCACCTCTGGTCGGCATCATCATGGGCAGCACTTCCGATTGGGAGACGATGCGCCATGCCGCCGAGGTGCTGGAGGCGCTGGGCGTGGCGCATGAGACCAAGGTAGTCAGCGCGCATCGCACGCCGCAGCGGCTCTATGACTATGCGACCAGCGCCGCCGATCGCGGGCTCAAGGTGGTGATCGCCGGCGCCGGCGGCGCGGCGCATTTGCCGGGCATGGCGGCGTCGATGACGCATCTGCCGGTGCTGGGCGTGCCGGTCGAATCCAAGGCGCTGAAGGGCATGGACAGCCTGCTCTCGATCGCGCAGATGCCGGGCGGCATTCCGGTCGGCACGCTGGCGATCGGCAAGCCCGGCGCGATCAATGCCGGGCTGCTGGCCGCGGCGATCCTCGCGACATCGGACGAAGCGCTGGCCGGACGGCTCAAGGACTGGCGCGCGGCGCAGACTGATAGCGTGGCGGACTCGCCCGAATGA
- a CDS encoding DUF3592 domain-containing protein, with amino-acid sequence MTLLLVVVAPMVAITALLLWLAARADRLREASKHWPKASGIVEEAKVNHSGKGGHWPKVRYRYSVHGQQHSATRIGFVQENRTRADCEALVARYAPGTAVDVWYDPQRPGFSVLERGGNSNGLRIAAWIIGGLFAVTFMILVLNG; translated from the coding sequence GTGACATTATTGCTCGTGGTCGTAGCACCGATGGTGGCGATCACCGCCTTGCTGCTCTGGCTGGCCGCGCGCGCGGATCGGCTGCGCGAAGCTTCGAAGCATTGGCCAAAGGCGTCGGGGATCGTCGAAGAGGCCAAGGTCAACCACAGTGGCAAGGGCGGCCATTGGCCCAAGGTGCGCTACCGCTATTCGGTCCACGGTCAGCAGCATAGCGCCACCCGCATCGGATTCGTGCAGGAAAACCGGACCCGCGCCGATTGCGAGGCGCTGGTCGCCCGGTACGCGCCGGGAACCGCGGTGGATGTCTGGTACGATCCGCAACGGCCCGGTTTCTCGGTGCTCGAACGCGGCGGCAATTCCAACGGGCTGCGGATCGCGGCCTGGATCATCGGCGGACTCTTCGCGGTGACCTTCATGATTCTTGTGCTGAATGGATGA
- a CDS encoding DUF1244 domain-containing protein — MAASSPKCEAINPEVHMDDLDRLDDATAAQAFRRLVRHLRHRKDAENIDLMGLAGFCRNCLADWVAEADGRLSKDEARRIIYGMPFSEWKAKHQGEASEAQLARMEASMRRNEDALDEALDESFPASDPPSMTQPNR; from the coding sequence GTGGCTGCCTCTAGCCCCAAATGCGAAGCGATCAACCCGGAGGTGCATATGGACGATCTCGACAGGCTCGACGACGCGACGGCGGCTCAGGCGTTCCGCCGCCTTGTCCGTCATCTGCGCCATCGCAAGGACGCCGAAAATATCGATCTGATGGGGCTTGCCGGCTTCTGCCGCAACTGCCTGGCCGATTGGGTGGCGGAGGCCGATGGCCGGCTCTCGAAGGACGAAGCGCGCCGCATCATCTACGGCATGCCCTTCAGCGAGTGGAAGGCAAAGCACCAGGGAGAGGCCAGCGAGGCGCAGCTCGCCCGCATGGAAGCGAGCATGCGCAGGAACGAGGACGCGCTCGACGAAGCCCTGGACGAGAGCTTCCCCGCCTCCGATCCGCCTTCGATGACCCAGCCCAATCGATAG
- the pyk gene encoding pyruvate kinase, whose amino-acid sequence MTKAISPRSRKVRILATLGPASSTPEMIERLFDAGADAFRINMSHGDQQSKVAVFEAIRGLEKKLGRPTTILADLQGPKLRVGKFAEGKVMLMAGHEFILDRDPTPGDATRVELPHREIFEAAHADARLLLDDGKLVLRVVTAQPDRLTTIVEVGGALSNNKGLNVPDMVLPLAALTEKDRSDLAFACEMGADWIALSFVQRPEDLMEARRLIQGKAALLAKIEKPSAIARLDEIVEQCDGVMVARGDLGVELPPQSVPPLQKRIVETARRMGRPVIVATQMLESMIESPSPTRAEVSDVATAVYDGADAIMLSAESAAGRWPVESVAMMNSIADAVERDPTHGDRVHFTITRPDPTTADALSEAAKTIASTVSATAILCFTSSGSTARRIARERPSVPIMVLTPKIETARRLGLLWGTHAVHTRDVDSFEEMVAKSKRMAMRHHIAAAGDRLILCAGVPFRTPGSTNVLHVVTLVGDELRSYKGDGEAS is encoded by the coding sequence ATGACAAAGGCCATAAGCCCCCGCTCCCGCAAGGTCCGCATCCTCGCGACACTGGGGCCGGCGAGTTCGACCCCCGAGATGATCGAGCGGCTGTTCGACGCCGGCGCCGACGCCTTCCGCATCAATATGAGCCATGGCGACCAGCAATCGAAGGTCGCGGTGTTCGAAGCGATCCGCGGGCTGGAGAAGAAGCTCGGCCGGCCGACGACGATCCTCGCCGATCTGCAGGGCCCGAAGCTGCGCGTCGGCAAGTTCGCCGAGGGCAAGGTGATGCTGATGGCGGGGCACGAGTTCATTCTCGACCGCGATCCGACGCCGGGCGACGCGACCCGCGTCGAGCTGCCCCACCGCGAGATTTTCGAGGCGGCGCATGCCGATGCCCGGCTGCTGCTCGACGACGGCAAGCTGGTGCTGCGGGTCGTGACGGCCCAGCCGGACCGGCTGACCACCATCGTCGAGGTCGGCGGCGCACTGTCGAACAACAAGGGGCTCAACGTCCCCGACATGGTGCTGCCGCTGGCGGCGCTGACCGAGAAGGACCGCAGCGATCTCGCATTCGCATGCGAAATGGGCGCGGACTGGATCGCCCTCTCGTTCGTGCAGCGGCCCGAGGATCTGATGGAGGCCCGGCGGCTGATCCAGGGCAAGGCGGCGTTGCTCGCCAAGATCGAGAAGCCCTCCGCGATCGCCCGGCTCGACGAAATCGTCGAGCAGTGCGACGGGGTGATGGTCGCGCGCGGCGACCTGGGCGTCGAATTGCCACCGCAGAGCGTGCCGCCGCTGCAGAAGCGCATCGTCGAGACCGCGCGGCGGATGGGCCGGCCGGTGATCGTCGCGACGCAGATGCTCGAATCGATGATCGAGAGCCCCTCGCCGACCCGCGCCGAAGTCTCCGACGTCGCCACCGCGGTCTATGACGGCGCCGACGCGATCATGCTCTCGGCGGAGAGCGCGGCGGGCAGATGGCCGGTCGAATCGGTGGCGATGATGAACTCGATCGCCGACGCGGTGGAGCGCGACCCGACGCATGGCGACCGCGTCCATTTCACGATCACCCGCCCCGATCCGACCACCGCCGACGCGCTTTCGGAAGCGGCGAAGACCATCGCCAGCACGGTATCGGCAACGGCGATCCTGTGCTTCACCTCGTCGGGATCGACGGCGCGGCGCATCGCCCGCGAGCGGCCATCGGTGCCGATCATGGTGCTGACACCCAAGATCGAGACCGCGCGGCGGCTGGGGCTGCTGTGGGGCACGCACGCCGTTCATACCCGCGATGTCGATTCGTTCGAGGAAATGGTCGCGAAGTCGAAGCGGATGGCGATGCGGCACCATATCGCCGCGGCGGGCGACCGGCTGATCCTGTGCGCCGGCGTGCCGTTCCGCACCCCGGGATCGACCAATGTGCTCCATGTCGTCACCCTCGTCGGCGATGAGCTCAGGAGCTACAAGGGCGACGGCGAAGCAAGCTGA